A DNA window from Brassica napus cultivar Da-Ae chromosome C1, Da-Ae, whole genome shotgun sequence contains the following coding sequences:
- the LOC125580375 gene encoding MLP-like protein 328 → MATSGTYVKEVPLKGTVEKHYKKWRSENHAISEAIGHHVQNVTIHEGEWDSHGAIKTWDYTRDGKPEVFKERREIDDEKKSVTFRGLEGHMMEQLKVYDVIFEFIPKLKDGCVCKITMIWEKRNDEFPEPSSYMKLVKSMVADMDDHVLKA, encoded by the exons ATGGCGACGTCGGGAACATACGTGAAGGAGGTTCCATTGAAAGGGACGGTGGAGAAACACTACAAGAAGTGGAGGAGCGAGAACCATGCCATCTCGGAAGCCATCGGTCACCACGTCCAAAATGTCACCATTCACGAAGGCGAATGGGACTCTCACGGGGCCATCAAGACTTGGGACTACACACGCG ATGGGAAGCCGGAGGTGTTCAAGGAAAGGAGAGAGATAGACGATGAGAAGAAATCGGTGACGTTTAGAGGACTTGAAGGTCACATGATGGAGCAACTCAAGGTGTATGACGTCATCTTTGAATTTATTCCGAAGTTGAAGGATGGCTGCGTCTGCAAAATCACTATGATATGGGAGAAGCGTAACGATGAGTTCCCCGAACCAAGCAGCTACATGAAACTCGTCAAGAGCATGGTTGCTGACATGGACGACCACGTTCTCAAAGCTTAA
- the LOC111197976 gene encoding uncharacterized protein LOC111197976 isoform X2, translating into MSSGGTVRRVSRQDIQLVQNLIERCLQLYMNQKEVVETLLEQAKIEPGFTELVWQKLEEENREFFKAYYLRLMVKHQIMEFNKLLEQQVHHMQQMHPSGAASVQNTNGSHIQSMNQKHLGYASEHTDQSLKSMPSSLSNPYLNGSSTLNTTNVASSVNISTHARRVDTSSPNMLSSQTTTNIPMMQGMNGGGGMIKSETAFTSPASSFMYGGERNALEGHSTVRDTTSISTFGNESSNNQQPLSETLLDSEAATFGFLGQITRNFSLSDLTADFSQSSEILESYDKSPFLVSDGENFLDSCDRGEYQGDNKRLETISEGFSYDNLGSE; encoded by the exons ATGTCAAGTGGAGGAACAGTGAGAAGGGTTTCACGTCAAGATATACAACtg GTTCAAAACCTTATAGAACGATGCCTTCAACTCTACATGAATCAAAAAGAAGTCGTGGAAACTTTACTGGAGCAAGCTAAAATCGAGCCTGGTTTCACAGAACTAG tttggcagaagcttgaagaagagaatcGTGAGTTCTTCAAGGCTTACTATCTTAGGCTCATGGTCAAACACCAGATCATGGAATTCAACAAGCTTCTTGAGCAGCAGGTTCACCACATGCAGCAGATGCATCCAAGTGGAGCTGCTTCCGTCCAAAACACAAATGGTTCTCATATTCAATCAA TGAATCAGAAACATTTGGGTTATGCCTCAGAGCACACTGATCAATCTCTGAAATCAATGCCCTCGAGTCTGTCTAATCCATACCTCAATGGATCTTCAACACTCAACACAACAAACGTAGCCTCTTCTGTGAACATATCGACCCATGCAAGGAGAGTTGATACTTCTTCTCCGAACATGCTCTCATCGCAGACCACCACAAACATTCCTATGATGCAAGGAATGAATGGAGGAGGAGGGATGATCAAGTCTGAAACCGCCTTTACAAGCCCTGCTTCTTCATTCATGTATGGTGGTGAAAGGAACGCCTTGGAAGGGCATTCCACAGTTAGAGACACTACTTCGATCTCAACCTTTGGTAACGAGTCCAGCAACAACCAACAACCTCTCAGTGAGACGCTTCTTGATTCGGAAGCTGCTACTTTTGGGTTCTTAGGTCAGATCACTAGGAACTTCAGCCTCTCTGATTTGACTGCTGATTTTTCTCAGAGCTCAg AGATTCTGGAGAGCTATGATAAGTCACCTTTCCTTGTTTCTGATGGTGAAAACTTCCTGGACTCATGCGACAGGGGAGAGTATCAAG GAGACAACAAGAGATTGGAGACCATATCTGAAGGTTTCAGTTATGATAACCTTGGGAGCGAGTA
- the LOC111197976 gene encoding uncharacterized protein LOC111197976 isoform X1: MSSGGTVRRVSRQDIQLVQNLIERCLQLYMNQKEVVETLLEQAKIEPGFTELVWQKLEEENREFFKAYYLRLMVKHQIMEFNKLLEQQVHHMQQMHPSGAASVQNTNGSHIQSMNQKHLGYASEHTDQSLKSMPSSLSNPYLNGSSTLNTTNVASSVNISTHARRVDTSSPNMLSSQTTTNIPMMQGMNGGGGMIKSETAFTSPASSFMYGGERNALEGHSTVRDTTSISTFGNESSNNQQPLSETLLDSEAATFGFLGQITRNFSLSDLTADFSQSSEILESYDKSPFLVSDGENFLDSCDRGEYQGDSKRLETISEGFSYDNLGSE; this comes from the exons ATGTCAAGTGGAGGAACAGTGAGAAGGGTTTCACGTCAAGATATACAACtg GTTCAAAACCTTATAGAACGATGCCTTCAACTCTACATGAATCAAAAAGAAGTCGTGGAAACTTTACTGGAGCAAGCTAAAATCGAGCCTGGTTTCACAGAACTAG tttggcagaagcttgaagaagagaatcGTGAGTTCTTCAAGGCTTACTATCTTAGGCTCATGGTCAAACACCAGATCATGGAATTCAACAAGCTTCTTGAGCAGCAGGTTCACCACATGCAGCAGATGCATCCAAGTGGAGCTGCTTCCGTCCAAAACACAAATGGTTCTCATATTCAATCAA TGAATCAGAAACATTTGGGTTATGCCTCAGAGCACACTGATCAATCTCTGAAATCAATGCCCTCGAGTCTGTCTAATCCATACCTCAATGGATCTTCAACACTCAACACAACAAACGTAGCCTCTTCTGTGAACATATCGACCCATGCAAGGAGAGTTGATACTTCTTCTCCGAACATGCTCTCATCGCAGACCACCACAAACATTCCTATGATGCAAGGAATGAATGGAGGAGGAGGGATGATCAAGTCTGAAACCGCCTTTACAAGCCCTGCTTCTTCATTCATGTATGGTGGTGAAAGGAACGCCTTGGAAGGGCATTCCACAGTTAGAGACACTACTTCGATCTCAACCTTTGGTAACGAGTCCAGCAACAACCAACAACCTCTCAGTGAGACGCTTCTTGATTCGGAAGCTGCTACTTTTGGGTTCTTAGGTCAGATCACTAGGAACTTCAGCCTCTCTGATTTGACTGCTGATTTTTCTCAGAGCTCAg AGATTCTGGAGAGCTATGATAAGTCACCTTTCCTTGTTTCTGATGGTGAAAACTTCCTGGACTCATGCGACAGGGGAGAGTATCAAG GAGACAGCAAGAGACTGGAGACTATATCTGAAGGTTTCAGTTATGATAACCTTGGAAGCGAGTA